A window from Vigna angularis cultivar LongXiaoDou No.4 chromosome 7, ASM1680809v1, whole genome shotgun sequence encodes these proteins:
- the LOC108337147 gene encoding 14 kDa proline-rich protein DC2.15, giving the protein MASNKLIATILVLSLLAYSTSTYACGTCHPKSPPPPPPPPSGKCPKDTLKLGACADILGLVNVVVGSPVSSKCCSLLEGLADLEAALCLCTAIKANLLGINLNIPITLSVLLSACQKNVPSGFQCP; this is encoded by the coding sequence ATGGCTTCCAACAAGCTTATTGCCACCATCTTGGTGCTTTCTCTCCTTGCCTACTCCACATCAACCTATGCATGTGGCACATGCCATCCCAaatctcctcctcctcctcctcctcctccgtcCGGGAAGTGCCCTAAGGACACACTGAAGCTAGGGGCTTGTGCTGACATTCTAGGACTTGTTAATGTTGTTGTTGGCTCGCCTGTCTCTAGCAAGTGTTGTTCATTGCTTGAGGGTTTGGCTGATCTAGAGGCTGCACTTTGCCTCTGCACTGCCATCAAAGCCAATCTGCTTGGAATCAACTTGAATATCCCTATCACACTCAGTGTGCTCCTCAGTGCATGCCAGAAAAATGTTCCTTCTGGCTTCCAATGTCCATAG